From the Lentimicrobiaceae bacterium genome, one window contains:
- a CDS encoding class I SAM-dependent methyltransferase, with protein sequence MGLKRRLYYAVNSDLRYIIRKYYYLPIDIFEKITRKRHPLVPPKGLIFTGRGNYIVQGEQFLEYFKKYCGLQPNHKVLDVGCGVGRMAIPLVSYLNTEGTYDGFDIVKKGIRWCNTHFRKQHPNFRFHYVDIYNKLYNAKGETQAEDFKFPFNDESFDFV encoded by the coding sequence ATGGGCTTAAAAAGACGATTGTATTATGCTGTAAACTCCGATTTACGATATATTATCAGAAAATATTATTACTTACCGATTGATATTTTCGAAAAAATAACACGGAAGCGACATCCGCTTGTGCCTCCCAAAGGATTGATTTTTACAGGAAGAGGAAATTATATTGTGCAGGGAGAGCAATTTCTGGAATATTTTAAAAAATATTGCGGGCTACAACCCAATCATAAAGTGCTGGATGTTGGCTGTGGTGTTGGACGGATGGCGATACCGCTGGTTTCTTACCTCAACACAGAAGGAACGTACGATGGGTTTGATATTGTAAAGAAAGGGATAAGATGGTGCAACACACATTTCCGCAAACAACATCCCAATTTCCGTTTCCATTATGTTGACATTTACAATAAGTTGTACAATGCTAAAGGTGAAACCCAGGCTGAAGATTTCAAATTTCCGTTCAATGACGAAAGTTTTGATTTCGT
- a CDS encoding T9SS type A sorting domain-containing protein produces the protein MQKFKPFFIVLVLISLSLSALAQEIGIDQWRDHLPYNKCLSVAEVSPEIYCATYQGLFSFNTSDNSISRLTKVNGLSDVGISWISYNKEQNTLLVAYANTNIDLIKNGTIINISDIKRKEILGNKTINKIQFVGKYAYLCCGFGIVVLDVEREEIKDTWYIGDNGSQVNVLDVTLNTTDSIIWAATENGLFYADYNNPYISSYTSWTRDTTIELPDQKYNAIVFFNGCIYANQSINDSASDMMYKKTEGKWDKVFTTNQARYNSVKVFLDKLVKCGDGFVDITNTNDSLIQRIYSYDGLGSIWPRPKDVHIDTDGNIWIADNRYGLIKNYDKWSYKQYLLNGPASTNVYAMNAKGNNVWVVSGGHTQSWAKTWNRAGIYAFTNNKWQSFNSDTDNTFDTITDFVCVAVNPTNPNKAYVGTWDKGLLELTDGALTEIYDSHNSTLQRENIENKYIMVGGVCFDNENNLWVICSHADIALSKRTPNGIWTSYDLGSALGGLDLGALLVDNYGQKWILTRSNNILVVNAANTQVKRLTSIIGNGNIPGNFIYSIAQDRDGAIWVGTDKGVIVFYSPENVFTGQNFDAQKILLEVGGYWQYLLETESVNAIAIDGANRKWFGTEKSGAFLMSSDGTKQVSHFTEEESPILANTISSIAIDADGEVFFGTSKGIVSYKGTAASPDNDTTKVYAYPNPVREGFNGSITIDGLADNSDVKITDIAGNLVYSTKANGSRAIWKGKNFDGSRAHSGVYLVFASDKNGSKTLVTKILVIK, from the coding sequence ATGCAAAAATTTAAACCATTTTTTATTGTTTTGGTATTAATTTCCCTATCCTTATCGGCTTTAGCACAGGAAATAGGAATTGACCAATGGCGTGATCATCTTCCCTATAACAAGTGTTTATCAGTAGCCGAAGTGTCACCGGAAATATATTGTGCTACTTACCAAGGGCTATTTTCATTCAATACATCCGATAACAGTATCAGCCGATTAACAAAAGTCAATGGATTATCTGATGTAGGAATCAGTTGGATATCTTACAATAAGGAGCAAAATACACTGCTCGTTGCATATGCCAATACTAATATTGATCTGATTAAAAATGGTACCATTATCAATATCTCAGATATAAAACGCAAAGAAATTTTAGGTAATAAAACCATTAACAAGATTCAATTTGTTGGTAAATATGCTTATTTATGCTGTGGTTTTGGTATTGTTGTGTTGGATGTGGAACGTGAGGAAATTAAAGATACCTGGTATATCGGAGACAACGGGAGTCAGGTCAACGTACTGGATGTTACATTAAACACTACGGACTCTATCATCTGGGCGGCTACCGAGAACGGACTTTTTTATGCGGATTATAACAATCCCTATATTTCGAGCTATACTTCTTGGACCAGGGATACCACAATCGAACTCCCTGACCAAAAATACAATGCGATAGTTTTTTTTAATGGATGTATTTATGCAAATCAAAGTATTAACGATTCTGCTTCAGATATGATGTATAAAAAAACTGAGGGCAAATGGGATAAAGTATTCACAACCAACCAAGCACGATATAATAGCGTAAAAGTTTTTTTAGATAAGCTTGTTAAATGCGGTGACGGGTTTGTTGATATTACCAATACCAATGATTCATTGATACAAAGAATTTATTCTTATGATGGATTGGGATCAATTTGGCCAAGACCCAAAGATGTTCATATAGACACTGACGGAAATATTTGGATAGCCGACAATAGATATGGATTGATTAAAAACTACGACAAGTGGAGTTACAAACAATATCTGCTTAACGGACCTGCCTCTACGAACGTTTATGCCATGAATGCTAAAGGTAATAATGTGTGGGTAGTTTCCGGAGGGCATACCCAATCCTGGGCAAAAACATGGAATAGGGCTGGTATATATGCTTTTACAAATAACAAATGGCAATCATTTAACTCCGATACCGACAATACATTCGATACTATTACCGATTTTGTTTGTGTAGCCGTCAATCCCACCAACCCCAACAAAGCCTATGTCGGAACCTGGGATAAGGGCTTGCTGGAACTTACCGATGGTGCCCTCACCGAAATTTACGACAGCCATAACAGCACTCTGCAAAGAGAAAACATTGAGAACAAATACATTATGGTGGGTGGTGTTTGTTTTGACAATGAAAATAATTTATGGGTAATTTGTTCACATGCAGATATTGCCTTATCAAAACGTACACCCAACGGAATCTGGACTTCTTACGATCTGGGCTCGGCATTAGGTGGACTGGACTTAGGAGCATTATTGGTGGACAATTACGGACAAAAATGGATACTTACCCGAAGCAATAACATCCTGGTTGTTAATGCTGCCAATACTCAGGTGAAAAGATTAACCTCAATAATCGGTAACGGAAATATTCCGGGTAATTTTATTTATAGTATTGCACAGGACAGAGATGGTGCCATTTGGGTGGGAACAGATAAGGGAGTTATAGTGTTCTATTCCCCTGAAAACGTATTTACAGGTCAAAATTTTGATGCGCAAAAAATCTTGCTCGAAGTGGGTGGTTACTGGCAGTATCTGCTCGAAACGGAATCTGTGAACGCCATCGCCATAGATGGAGCCAACCGCAAATGGTTTGGCACGGAAAAATCAGGAGCATTCCTGATGTCTTCAGACGGCACCAAACAAGTTAGTCATTTTACTGAAGAGGAAAGCCCAATATTAGCGAATACCATTTCTTCAATAGCTATTGATGCTGACGGAGAAGTTTTCTTCGGAACAAGCAAAGGAATAGTTTCCTATAAAGGAACAGCTGCCAGCCCAGACAATGACACTACCAAAGTATATGCATATCCCAACCCCGTTCGTGAAGGATTTAATGGTTCAATTACTATCGATGGATTGGCAGATAATTCGGATGTTAAAATAACCGATATAGCAGGTAATCTGGTATATTCAACTAAAGCCAACGGAAGCCGGGCAATTTGGAAAGGGAAAAACTTTGATGGCAGCAGAGCACATTCCGGAGTCTATCTTGTGTTTGCCTCCGACAAAAATGGGTCAAAAACATTGGTAACAAAAATTCTGGTGATTAAATAA
- a CDS encoding glycosyltransferase family 2 protein, giving the protein MDIQPVLSIVVPLFNEEPNLIPLYEKLTKITNTISNNYEIIFVDDGSTDTSFSIIKKISSDDKHVKGISLSRNFGHQAALTAGLESAKGKTVAMMDADLQHPPELIKEMYELYLQGFDVVNTRRMETKGNGYFKSISSRWFYKFLNTLSDFPIEPSSADFRLVSAKALEAFLQMRERNRFTRGMVNWVGFKQTYLSYTASERNAGSSKYTLKKMLSLGLNGITAFSSKPLRMAFYVGLLIFLFGIIYAIYAIVEYFSGKTIPGWTSILLSVLIIGGFQLLSLGIIGEYIARIFNEVKARPLYLIKETT; this is encoded by the coding sequence ATGGATATACAACCTGTTTTGTCCATCGTAGTTCCGTTATTCAACGAAGAACCAAACCTTATTCCGCTTTACGAAAAGCTGACTAAAATTACCAATACTATTTCAAATAATTACGAGATAATTTTCGTGGACGATGGTAGCACAGATACTTCTTTTTCCATAATCAAAAAAATCAGCAGCGACGACAAACATGTAAAAGGAATTTCTTTATCAAGAAATTTTGGCCATCAGGCAGCATTAACTGCCGGATTGGAGTCGGCAAAGGGAAAAACAGTGGCGATGATGGATGCCGACCTGCAACACCCGCCCGAACTAATTAAAGAAATGTACGAACTGTATTTACAAGGTTTCGACGTAGTGAATACCAGACGTATGGAAACCAAAGGAAATGGTTACTTTAAAAGCATCTCCTCCCGATGGTTTTATAAATTTTTAAACACCCTCTCCGATTTTCCGATAGAACCCTCATCCGCCGACTTCAGGCTGGTAAGTGCCAAAGCACTGGAAGCTTTTCTACAAATGCGTGAAAGAAACCGGTTTACACGGGGAATGGTTAACTGGGTAGGATTTAAACAAACTTACCTCTCTTATACAGCCTCCGAACGTAATGCCGGTTCTTCAAAATATACCCTGAAAAAAATGCTGAGTCTTGGTTTGAACGGGATAACTGCCTTTTCTTCCAAGCCTTTACGCATGGCTTTTTACGTAGGGTTATTGATTTTTCTTTTTGGCATTATCTATGCAATTTATGCAATTGTAGAATATTTTTCCGGCAAAACCATTCCCGGCTGGACATCAATTTTGCTGTCGGTATTGATAATCGGAGGATTTCAATTACTGAGCTTGGGAATTATAGGAGAATATATTGCACGCATTTTTAACGAAGTTAAAGCCCGCCCTCTGTATTTGATCAAAGAAACCACCTGA
- a CDS encoding YfhO family protein yields the protein MQEIKKHIQNVFSNPYIVLLLVTVAGYWSVASFQYCVKYDMIDCYLPWRYFVGESLQQHLLPLWNPYSAFGQPIHADPQSGCWYPFAWIIGYCFGYNIYSIAFEFILHIFIAGVGFYQLIGKLKMQKSVALIAAISYILSGFFIGNSQHLTYIISGTWIPFIIGAFIDLYHQKNFYNSLKLALFAFLLVTGGYPAFSFILLYFTALLLLGGIYVLIKEKKDNKGALRFFLFTVLSGVMALLMSCITIISVYGVLPYLSRGAGVDLASAQLFPVSPRAFISLILPYALAKNKAYFDTDISMADIYMGLLMLVFFFVSLTIKHKRFIWVLMVFGAGSLLAAMGKYLPVREWLYHNIPLMNLFRFPGLFRYFTILGFLVFASDALQCFFQQPEKYKSKIKYISFTLLGIIIIFPVYQLCFYTMDLPYFLKSGFFREINYSTIHEHIFSQGIIQAIFIITLIFIITRLKKPAVLLSAILLFTIAETVVCARLVTPYTTHAYITTKEVSEVEKTFPNQFPIPANHSVSKNTDQSKSKAIFWKNMNIFYKQIGKEGFTPFRFYGYEMLTDSFPRLLDSITQNIPVYLSSDLKPLSSLKNQYNSGNFSSKTLFILDSLCIKYSDTLKQTLNDSAYFSSFSPEKMIITAQTSEPQMLTLLQSNFNGWKATVNNKSVPIITSNLLFMSVPISAGRNIVEFQFEVKPVEVAFLISLISIFLFTTLFIILKLKRWA from the coding sequence ATGCAGGAAATAAAAAAACATATACAAAATGTTTTTTCAAACCCTTACATTGTTCTTTTGCTTGTAACCGTTGCAGGATACTGGTCGGTAGCATCGTTCCAATACTGCGTAAAATATGATATGATTGATTGTTACCTGCCCTGGCGGTATTTTGTGGGCGAAAGCCTTCAGCAGCATCTGTTGCCGTTATGGAATCCTTATTCTGCATTCGGGCAGCCTATTCATGCCGACCCGCAGAGCGGATGCTGGTATCCTTTCGCCTGGATCATTGGCTATTGTTTTGGGTATAACATCTATTCTATTGCATTTGAATTTATTCTACATATTTTCATTGCTGGTGTGGGATTTTATCAACTTATCGGCAAATTGAAAATGCAAAAAAGTGTGGCACTTATCGCAGCCATTTCCTATATTTTGTCCGGGTTTTTTATCGGTAATTCGCAACATCTTACTTACATAATCAGTGGTACATGGATTCCTTTCATCATTGGTGCTTTTATTGACCTGTATCATCAGAAAAATTTTTATAATTCCCTGAAATTAGCCCTGTTTGCTTTTTTACTGGTTACCGGAGGTTACCCGGCTTTTTCTTTCATTTTACTGTATTTCACCGCATTGCTTTTGTTAGGAGGAATATATGTTTTGATCAAAGAAAAAAAAGACAATAAAGGGGCGCTTCGTTTTTTCCTTTTTACGGTATTATCGGGAGTAATGGCATTGCTGATGAGCTGTATAACAATTATATCTGTTTATGGTGTATTGCCATACTTGTCGAGAGGTGCCGGGGTTGACCTGGCATCGGCACAATTGTTTCCAGTTTCTCCACGAGCTTTTATTTCGTTGATTCTTCCTTATGCTCTGGCAAAAAATAAAGCGTATTTTGATACAGATATTTCGATGGCAGATATTTACATGGGGCTACTAATGCTTGTTTTCTTTTTTGTTTCGTTGACCATAAAACATAAACGCTTCATTTGGGTATTGATGGTTTTCGGAGCGGGGAGCCTTTTGGCAGCAATGGGTAAATACTTACCTGTAAGAGAATGGCTTTATCATAATATTCCTTTAATGAACCTCTTCCGGTTTCCCGGTTTGTTTAGGTATTTTACAATTCTGGGATTTTTGGTTTTTGCTTCTGATGCCTTGCAATGCTTTTTTCAACAGCCGGAAAAGTATAAAAGTAAAATTAAATACATATCTTTCACATTGCTTGGAATTATTATAATATTTCCGGTATATCAACTATGTTTCTATACGATGGATTTGCCTTATTTCCTTAAAAGCGGATTTTTCCGGGAAATAAATTATTCAACGATTCACGAACATATTTTTTCCCAGGGAATCATCCAGGCTATTTTTATTATAACCCTGATTTTTATCATAACAAGGTTAAAGAAACCGGCAGTTTTACTTTCTGCAATTTTACTTTTTACTATAGCAGAAACCGTTGTCTGCGCCAGATTAGTAACACCATATACTACTCATGCTTACATAACTACCAAAGAAGTTTCGGAAGTTGAAAAAACATTCCCCAATCAGTTTCCTATTCCTGCAAATCATAGCGTATCCAAAAACACAGACCAAAGTAAAAGCAAAGCCATTTTTTGGAAAAACATGAATATCTTTTACAAACAAATTGGGAAAGAAGGTTTTACACCTTTCCGTTTTTACGGATACGAAATGCTTACCGACAGTTTTCCACGTTTGCTCGATTCCATTACACAAAACATTCCGGTTTATTTATCTTCTGACCTAAAACCACTTTCATCACTTAAAAATCAATACAATTCCGGTAATTTTTCAAGCAAAACACTTTTTATTCTCGACTCATTGTGCATAAAATATAGCGACACTTTAAAACAAACTTTAAACGATTCAGCTTATTTTAGCTCTTTTTCACCTGAAAAAATGATAATTACTGCTCAAACTTCCGAACCGCAAATGTTAACTTTACTACAAAGTAATTTCAATGGATGGAAAGCAACTGTAAATAATAAATCCGTACCAATAATCACTTCTAATTTATTGTTTATGTCGGTACCAATTTCTGCCGGAAGAAATATTGTCGAATTCCAATTTGAGGTGAAACCTGTTGAAGTAGCATTTCTTATTTCGCTTATAAGCATATTCCTGTTTACTACACTTTTTATTATATTAAAACTTAAAAGATGGGCTTAA
- a CDS encoding DNA repair protein RecO: MAKIYTEQLGLQTYLFKGMRSRRSKTKSNLLEHLSLLEMEVYFSENTEIQHPKEIKSAYVFQSLPFDMKKNAIVFFLNEILINSVREHEANPPFFQFIYDTIIELDTTKESVASFHLYFMLRISRFLGFFPALNYSEGNCIFNLNEGKFQPVVPVDEDYLPPRLSGIFFRFISSPEKEFQLSYAERTLLLEKLIAYFRIHLPGFREVKSLPVLKTVLN, from the coding sequence ATTGCCAAAATTTATACCGAGCAATTAGGGTTGCAAACCTATCTATTCAAAGGGATGCGTAGCAGACGCTCCAAAACAAAAAGTAACCTGCTTGAGCATCTTTCATTACTCGAAATGGAGGTATATTTTAGTGAAAACACCGAGATACAACATCCTAAAGAAATCAAATCTGCATATGTGTTTCAATCCCTGCCTTTCGATATGAAAAAAAACGCAATCGTTTTTTTCCTTAACGAAATACTGATTAACTCGGTAAGGGAGCACGAAGCCAACCCGCCGTTTTTTCAATTCATTTACGATACAATCATTGAATTAGACACTACAAAAGAAAGTGTGGCTTCTTTTCATCTTTATTTTATGCTCAGGATTTCCCGTTTTCTCGGATTTTTTCCTGCTTTAAACTATTCGGAAGGGAATTGCATATTTAACCTGAACGAGGGAAAATTCCAGCCGGTAGTTCCGGTTGATGAAGACTATTTGCCACCAAGGCTTTCCGGTATATTTTTCCGGTTTATTTCTTCCCCGGAAAAGGAATTTCAGCTTTCGTATGCCGAACGCACTTTGCTTCTCGAAAAGCTAATTGCATATTTTCGCATACATTTGCCAGGTTTTAGAGAGGTAAAATCTCTTCCGGTTTTAAAAACGGTATTAAACTAA